From the Xiphophorus maculatus strain JP 163 A chromosome 20, X_maculatus-5.0-male, whole genome shotgun sequence genome, one window contains:
- the LOC111605824 gene encoding uncharacterized protein LOC111605824 isoform X2 codes for MALQLLIFILLYLTLETKAEALPQPNLTVDRLVMTETDSVTLSCSAPPHVSVSRCDFYIQNKEMFSDSSCVKTLTGSEMLRMLSRKSPADVKVKCFYVKKNDALDAPSSDSESTTIIINNLLPATLTANPLVITESNSVTLTCQPPSSVPVSDCYFYIGREKIPQRFSCLKTMTAADLLSLTKQSSPANIDVTCYYLKSHPSPKSNLLSIIIQLHPPELTVNPQQITETDSVTVNCGTPSSVSVENCFLYFINSKMSRSISCKQTLTGSELMMMTHQTSPAEVELKCYYMVKRGGMHQSPYSNTSTVSIHKVQETDSTTSQRVTTVSVTAGQTFRTTIETESPFSSPPSSVNPTLFVATDPSGRTTVNTVSTLSTSPSEATVVENKDWTFTAFPATTADQKLSVKTKWMFVAVPGSGVVVGVVLLVGLLCSRWRSDKKTYARSRVRNNDNFIGMRNVTNGGLLPVGNEDGYHTVTFVNADDSATESIAINTQNSQNENHDVYHVYATIPDEPEEATIAKQLYYTLQAH; via the exons ATGGCTTTACAGCTGCTGatcttcatcctcctct ATTTGACTcttgaaacaaaagctgaag CTCTTCCTCAACCGAACCTAACTGTGGATAGACTTGTGATGACAGAAACTGATTCAGTCACATTAAGCTGTTCGGCTCCACCACATGTTTCTGTGTCTCGGTGTGATTTCtacattcaaaacaaagaaatgttttcagactCCTCCTGTGTGAAAACACTGACAGGATCTGAGATGCTGAGGATGTTAAGCAGAAAATCACCAGCTGATGtcaaagttaaatgtttctACGTTAAAAAGAATGATGCTCTCGATGCCCCATCATCAGACAGTGAATCAAcaaccatcatcataaaca aTCTTCTTCCAGCCACACTGACAGCGAATCCTCTGGTGATCACAGAGTCAAACTCAGTCACTTTAACCTGTCAGCCTCCATCTTCTGTTCCTGTGTCTGATTGTTATTTCTACATTGGGAGAGAAAAAATACCACAAAGATTTTCTTGTCTGAAGACGATGACAGCAGCTGATCTCCTGTCTTTAACCAAACAAAGTTCACCAGCTAACATTGATGTAACATGTTATTACCTGAAATCACATCCATCTCCAAAGAGTAACCTGCTCTCCATCATCATACAGC ttcATCCACCTGAACTGACTGTGAATCCACAGCAGATCACAGAGACAGACTCAGTCACAGTGAACTGTGGGACTCCTTCATCTGTCTCTGTGGAgaattgttttttatatttcataaactCAAAGATGTCCAGAAGCATTTCCTGTAAGCAAACACTGACAGGAAGTGAGCTCATGATGATGACACATCAAACTTCACCTGCTGAGGTTGAACTAAAATGTTATTACATGGTGAAGCGTGGAGGAATGCATCAGTCTCCATATAGTAACACGTCTACAGTCTCCATCCACA AAGTTCAGGAAACAGATTCAACCACATCTCAGAGAGTAACGACTGTCAGTGTGACTGCTG GTCAAACATTTAGGACAACAATAGAAACAGAAAGTCCATTTTCTTCTCCCCCATCATCAGTGAATCCTACATTATTTGTAGCAACAG ATCCAAGTGGAAGGACCACAGTCAACACAGTTTCTACTTTGTCAACGTCACCATCAGAGGCAACAG TTGTTGAGAATAAGGATTGGACCTTCACAGCTTTCCCTGCAACCACTG CAGATCAGAAACTTTCTGTCAAAACTAAATGGATGTTTGTAGCTGTACCTGGTTCTGGAGTAGTTGTGGGAGTAGTTTTACTTGTGGGACTTCTCTGTTccagatggagaagtg ATAAAAAAACTTACGCGAG ATCACGAGTCAGAAATAATG ATAACTTTATAGGAATGAGGAATGTTACTAATGGAGGACTG TTACCTGTTGGGAATGAAGATGGTTACCACACAGTCACCTTCGTTAATGCAGACGACTCTGCAACCG AATCCATTGCGATAAACACACAGAActctcaaaatgaaaat CATGATGTTTACCACGTTTACGCCACCATCCCTGATGAACCAGAAGAAGCTACCATAGCCAAGCAGCTGTACTACACCCTACAAGCTCACTGA
- the LOC111605798 gene encoding uncharacterized protein LOC111605798 isoform X2: MAVQLLFFVFFNSLYGTKAEALPPPNLTVDRLVMTETDSVTLNCSAPPHVSVARCDFYIQNKEMSSNSSCVETLTGSEMLRMLSRRSPADVKVKCLYTVKDGALQSPDSESTLITINNLLPAILTVNPLVITESDSVTLNCQPPSSVPVSDCYFYIGREKIPQRFSCLKTMTAADLLSLTKQSSPANIDVTCFYLKSHPSPKSNLLSIIIQRQTFRTTIETESPFSSPPSSVNPTLFATTDPSGRTTVNTVSTLSTSPSEAADRTDVSESDLLTRPLTPTKKDLTTSQTIVPAFPVSTVMMIWRFIAVGITSLILFGLTLKCCISRMEKCFSKRSKAEVSVEQIQMSSLNNRDE, from the exons ATGGCTGTACAGCTGCTGTTCTTCGTCTTCTTCA attCCCTTTATGGGACCAAAGCTGAAG CTCTTCCTCCACCGAACCTAACTGTGGATCGACTTGTGATGACAGAAACTGATTCAGTCACATTAAACTGTTCGGCTCCACCACATGTTTCTGTGGCTCGGTGTGATTTCtacattcaaaacaaagaaatgtcttCAAACTCGTCCTGTGTGGAAACACTGACAGGATCTGAGATGCTGAGGATGTTAAGCAGAAGATCACCAGCTGATGtcaaagttaaatgtttataCACTGTAAAGGATGGAGCGCTACAATCACCAGACAGTGAATCAACATTAATCACCATAAACA ATCTTCTTCCAGCCATACTGACAGTGAATCCTCTGGTGATCACAGAGTCAGACTCAGTCACTTTAAACTGTCAGCCTCCATCTTCTGTTCCTGTGTCTGATTGTTATTTCTACATTGGGAGAGAAAAAATACCACAAAGATTTTCTTGTCTGAAGACGATGACAGCAGCTGATCTCCTGTCTTTAACCAAACAAAGTTCACCAGCTAACATTGATGTAACATGTTTTTACCTGAAATCACATCCATCTCCAAAGAGTAACCTGCTCTCCATCATCATACAGC GTCAAACATTTAGGACAACAATAGAAACAGAAAGTCCATTTTCTTCTCCCCCATCATCAGTGAATCCTACATTATTTGCTACAACAG aTCCAAGTGGAAGGACCACAGTCAACACAGTTTCTACTTTGTCAACGTCACCATCAGAGGCAGCAG ACAGAACTGACGTAAGTGAGTCAGATTTACTCACACGCCCTTTAACCCCCACCAAGAAAGACTTGACAACATCCCAGACCATCGTCCCAGCTTTCCCAGTGTCCACTG TGATGATGATCTGGAGGTTCATTGCAGTAGGAATTACATCTTTAATCCTGTTTGGATTGACTCTAAAATGTTGTATAAGCAGGATGG AGAAATGTTTTTCGAAAAG ATCAAAAGCTGAAGTTTCAg TGGAGCAGATCCAGATGTCTAGTTTGAACAACAGAGATG aGTGA
- the LOC111605798 gene encoding uncharacterized protein LOC111605798 isoform X1, producing the protein MAVQLLFFVFFNSLYGTKAEALPPPNLTVDRLVMTETDSVTLNCSAPPHVSVARCDFYIQNKEMSSNSSCVETLTGSEMLRMLSRRSPADVKVKCLYTVKDGALQSPDSESTLITINNLLPAILTVNPLVITESDSVTLNCQPPSSVPVSDCYFYIGREKIPQRFSCLKTMTAADLLSLTKQSSPANIDVTCFYLKSHPSPKSNLLSIIIQLPPPDLTVNPQQITETDSVTVNCGTPSFVSVENCFLYFINSKMSRSISCEQTPTGSELLMMTHQTSPAEVELKCYYMVKRGGMHQSPYSNTSTVSIHKVQETDSTTSQRVTTVSVTAGQTFRTTIETESPFSSPPSSVNPTLFATTDPSGRTTVNTVSTLSTSPSEAADRTDVSESDLLTRPLTPTKKDLTTSQTIVPAFPVSTVMMIWRFIAVGITSLILFGLTLKCCISRMEKCFSKRSKAEVSVEQIQMSSLNNRDE; encoded by the exons ATGGCTGTACAGCTGCTGTTCTTCGTCTTCTTCA attCCCTTTATGGGACCAAAGCTGAAG CTCTTCCTCCACCGAACCTAACTGTGGATCGACTTGTGATGACAGAAACTGATTCAGTCACATTAAACTGTTCGGCTCCACCACATGTTTCTGTGGCTCGGTGTGATTTCtacattcaaaacaaagaaatgtcttCAAACTCGTCCTGTGTGGAAACACTGACAGGATCTGAGATGCTGAGGATGTTAAGCAGAAGATCACCAGCTGATGtcaaagttaaatgtttataCACTGTAAAGGATGGAGCGCTACAATCACCAGACAGTGAATCAACATTAATCACCATAAACA ATCTTCTTCCAGCCATACTGACAGTGAATCCTCTGGTGATCACAGAGTCAGACTCAGTCACTTTAAACTGTCAGCCTCCATCTTCTGTTCCTGTGTCTGATTGTTATTTCTACATTGGGAGAGAAAAAATACCACAAAGATTTTCTTGTCTGAAGACGATGACAGCAGCTGATCTCCTGTCTTTAACCAAACAAAGTTCACCAGCTAACATTGATGTAACATGTTTTTACCTGAAATCACATCCATCTCCAAAGAGTAACCTGCTCTCCATCATCATACAGC ttcCTCCACCTGATCTGACTGTGAATCCACAGCAGATCACAGAGACAGACTCAGTCACAGTGAACTGTGGGACTCCTTCATTTGTTTCTGTGGAgaattgttttttatatttcataaactCAAAGATGTCCAGAAGCATTTCCTGTGAGCAAACACCGACAGGAAGTGAGCTCCTGATGATGACACATCAAACTTCACCTGCTGAGGTTGAACTAAAATGTTATTACATGGTGAAGCGTGGAGGAATGCATCAGTCTCCATATAGTAACACGTCTACAGTCTCCATCCACA AAGTTCAGGAAACAGATTCAACCACATCTCAGAGAGTAACGACTGTCAGTGTGACTGCTG GTCAAACATTTAGGACAACAATAGAAACAGAAAGTCCATTTTCTTCTCCCCCATCATCAGTGAATCCTACATTATTTGCTACAACAG aTCCAAGTGGAAGGACCACAGTCAACACAGTTTCTACTTTGTCAACGTCACCATCAGAGGCAGCAG ACAGAACTGACGTAAGTGAGTCAGATTTACTCACACGCCCTTTAACCCCCACCAAGAAAGACTTGACAACATCCCAGACCATCGTCCCAGCTTTCCCAGTGTCCACTG TGATGATGATCTGGAGGTTCATTGCAGTAGGAATTACATCTTTAATCCTGTTTGGATTGACTCTAAAATGTTGTATAAGCAGGATGG AGAAATGTTTTTCGAAAAG ATCAAAAGCTGAAGTTTCAg TGGAGCAGATCCAGATGTCTAGTTTGAACAACAGAGATG aGTGA
- the LOC111605824 gene encoding uncharacterized protein LOC111605824 isoform X1, producing MALQLLIFILLYLTLETKAEALPQPNLTVDRLVMTETDSVTLSCSAPPHVSVSRCDFYIQNKEMFSDSSCVKTLTGSEMLRMLSRKSPADVKVKCFYVKKNDALDAPSSDSESTTIIINNLLPATLTANPLVITESNSVTLTCQPPSSVPVSDCYFYIGREKIPQRFSCLKTMTAADLLSLTKQSSPANIDVTCYYLKSHPSPKSNLLSIIIQLHPPELTVNPQQITETDSVTVNCGTPSSVSVENCFLYFINSKMSRSISCKQTLTGSELMMMTHQTSPAEVELKCYYMVKRGGMHQSPYSNTSTVSIHKVQETDSTTSQRVTTVSVTAGQTFRTTIETESPFSSPPSSVNPTLFVATDPSGRTTVNTVSTLSTSPSEATVVENKDWTFTAFPATTAADQKLSVKTKWMFVAVPGSGVVVGVVLLVGLLCSRWRSDKKTYARSRVRNNDNFIGMRNVTNGGLLPVGNEDGYHTVTFVNADDSATESIAINTQNSQNENHDVYHVYATIPDEPEEATIAKQLYYTLQAH from the exons ATGGCTTTACAGCTGCTGatcttcatcctcctct ATTTGACTcttgaaacaaaagctgaag CTCTTCCTCAACCGAACCTAACTGTGGATAGACTTGTGATGACAGAAACTGATTCAGTCACATTAAGCTGTTCGGCTCCACCACATGTTTCTGTGTCTCGGTGTGATTTCtacattcaaaacaaagaaatgttttcagactCCTCCTGTGTGAAAACACTGACAGGATCTGAGATGCTGAGGATGTTAAGCAGAAAATCACCAGCTGATGtcaaagttaaatgtttctACGTTAAAAAGAATGATGCTCTCGATGCCCCATCATCAGACAGTGAATCAAcaaccatcatcataaaca aTCTTCTTCCAGCCACACTGACAGCGAATCCTCTGGTGATCACAGAGTCAAACTCAGTCACTTTAACCTGTCAGCCTCCATCTTCTGTTCCTGTGTCTGATTGTTATTTCTACATTGGGAGAGAAAAAATACCACAAAGATTTTCTTGTCTGAAGACGATGACAGCAGCTGATCTCCTGTCTTTAACCAAACAAAGTTCACCAGCTAACATTGATGTAACATGTTATTACCTGAAATCACATCCATCTCCAAAGAGTAACCTGCTCTCCATCATCATACAGC ttcATCCACCTGAACTGACTGTGAATCCACAGCAGATCACAGAGACAGACTCAGTCACAGTGAACTGTGGGACTCCTTCATCTGTCTCTGTGGAgaattgttttttatatttcataaactCAAAGATGTCCAGAAGCATTTCCTGTAAGCAAACACTGACAGGAAGTGAGCTCATGATGATGACACATCAAACTTCACCTGCTGAGGTTGAACTAAAATGTTATTACATGGTGAAGCGTGGAGGAATGCATCAGTCTCCATATAGTAACACGTCTACAGTCTCCATCCACA AAGTTCAGGAAACAGATTCAACCACATCTCAGAGAGTAACGACTGTCAGTGTGACTGCTG GTCAAACATTTAGGACAACAATAGAAACAGAAAGTCCATTTTCTTCTCCCCCATCATCAGTGAATCCTACATTATTTGTAGCAACAG ATCCAAGTGGAAGGACCACAGTCAACACAGTTTCTACTTTGTCAACGTCACCATCAGAGGCAACAG TTGTTGAGAATAAGGATTGGACCTTCACAGCTTTCCCTGCAACCACTG CAGCAGATCAGAAACTTTCTGTCAAAACTAAATGGATGTTTGTAGCTGTACCTGGTTCTGGAGTAGTTGTGGGAGTAGTTTTACTTGTGGGACTTCTCTGTTccagatggagaagtg ATAAAAAAACTTACGCGAG ATCACGAGTCAGAAATAATG ATAACTTTATAGGAATGAGGAATGTTACTAATGGAGGACTG TTACCTGTTGGGAATGAAGATGGTTACCACACAGTCACCTTCGTTAATGCAGACGACTCTGCAACCG AATCCATTGCGATAAACACACAGAActctcaaaatgaaaat CATGATGTTTACCACGTTTACGCCACCATCCCTGATGAACCAGAAGAAGCTACCATAGCCAAGCAGCTGTACTACACCCTACAAGCTCACTGA
- the LOC111605799 gene encoding uncharacterized protein LOC111605799 isoform X3 translates to MAKQSSSSVAEVRCFYIVNYGDRNSPSPDSDMARITIRLKPQLSVHYVKGMYSLFLCFLPESVKNATTCNLYFGESSHPTATTTTWKTKSSETGQRFCRIVIEENELLWRLRLVQQKEVSCDYSLKGDRKTLSLRSDPYSFRGKVTEIRTIPTRSTRTAGSVDSVFPTNVSSSVTSNYKVAEITEKAGSHEPKGKNIDMKTLIITTAVAGVIVIFILMAAACFRAKRRTEKGSHKRKQTNITDQSVQMIDDTEMLHSDAVYSIITSVPAADSSTNSGKSAVEDSSAEDSDVDSLYYIIPDLPPPSSTGDRV, encoded by the exons atggCAAAGCAAAGTTCATCCTCAGTGGCTGAAGTGAgatgtttttatattgtaaatTATGGGGATAGAAATTCTCCATCTCCTGACAGCGATATGGCCCGTATTACTATAC GTCTAAAACCACAGCTGAGTGTGCACTATGTTAAAGGTATGTACTCTCTCTTCCTTTGCTTTCTGCCTGAATCCGTGAAAAACGCTACAACATGTAACCTGTACTTTGGAGAATCAAGTCATCcaactgcaacaacaacaacgtgGAAGACGAAGAGCTCAGAAACCGGTCAGCGGTTCTGTCGGATTGTCATTGAAGAAAATGAATTACTTTGGCGTCTACGTTTGGTTCAGCAGAAGGAAGTCAGCTGTGATTATAGTTTGAAAGGTGACAGGAAAACTTTGTCACTTCGTAGTGATCCATACAGCTTCAGAG GAAAAGTAACAGAGATCAGGACAATACCAACAAGATCCACAAGGACCGCAGGCTCAGTGGACTCAGTGTTTCCCACCAATG TGTCTTCAAGTGTCACTTCTAATTATAAAGTGGCAGAGATTacagaaaaagcaggaagtcACGAACCTAAGGGCAAAAATATAG ACATGAAGACTTTAATTATCACGACAGCTGTGGCTGGAGTGATTGTGATCTTCATCTTGATGGCAGCAGCGTGTTTCAGAGCCAAAAGGAGGACTG aaaAGGGATCACACAAGAG aaaacaaaccaacattACAG ATCAGTCTGTACAGATGATTGATGACACAGAGATG TTACATAGTGATGCCGTCTACAGCATAATCACATCTGTACCTGCTGCTGACTCGTCTACAA ATTCTGGAAAATCCGCCGTTGAAGATTCTTCAGCTGAAGAC tctGACGTCGACAGCCTGTACTACATCATCCCTGATTTACCTCCTCCATCATCTACGGGTGACAGGGTGTAG
- the LOC111605799 gene encoding uncharacterized protein LOC111605799 isoform X2, producing MTGCLVFIILLGSFREVQVKQALPQAKLTVNSSIITETDSVTLSCRAPANFSVHQCYFYVNGGTLTPFSCMKTFTGTELLLMAKQSSSSVAEVRCFYIVNYGDRNSPSPDSDMARITIRLKPQLSVHYVKGMYSLFLCFLPESVKNATTCNLYFGESSHPTATTTTWKTKSSETGQRFCRIVIEENELLWRLRLVQQKEVSCDYSLKGDRKTLSLRSDPYSFRGKVTEIRTIPTRSTRTAGSVDSVFPTNVSSSVTSNYKVAEITEKAGSHEPKGKNIAVAGVIVIFILMAAACFRAKRRTEKGSHKRKQTNITDQSVQMIDDTEMLHSDAVYSIITSVPAADSSTNSGKSAVEDSSAEDSDVDSLYYIIPDLPPPSSTGDRV from the exons ATGACGGGATGCCTGGTTTTTATCATTCTTTTGG GTTCTTTTCGTGAGGTGCAAGTCAAACAAG ctCTTCCTCAGGCTAAACTAACAGTGAATTCATCAATAATCACAGAAACAGATTCAGTCACATTAAGCTGTCGGGCTCCAGCTAATTTTTCTGTGCATCAGTGTTATTTCTATGTGAATGGAGGAACTCTGACACCTTTCTCCTGCATGAAGACGTTTACAGgaactgagctgctgctgatggCAAAGCAAAGTTCATCCTCAGTGGCTGAAGTGAgatgtttttatattgtaaatTATGGGGATAGAAATTCTCCATCTCCTGACAGCGATATGGCCCGTATTACTATAC GTCTAAAACCACAGCTGAGTGTGCACTATGTTAAAGGTATGTACTCTCTCTTCCTTTGCTTTCTGCCTGAATCCGTGAAAAACGCTACAACATGTAACCTGTACTTTGGAGAATCAAGTCATCcaactgcaacaacaacaacgtgGAAGACGAAGAGCTCAGAAACCGGTCAGCGGTTCTGTCGGATTGTCATTGAAGAAAATGAATTACTTTGGCGTCTACGTTTGGTTCAGCAGAAGGAAGTCAGCTGTGATTATAGTTTGAAAGGTGACAGGAAAACTTTGTCACTTCGTAGTGATCCATACAGCTTCAGAG GAAAAGTAACAGAGATCAGGACAATACCAACAAGATCCACAAGGACCGCAGGCTCAGTGGACTCAGTGTTTCCCACCAATG TGTCTTCAAGTGTCACTTCTAATTATAAAGTGGCAGAGATTacagaaaaagcaggaagtcACGAACCTAAGGGCAAAAATATAG CTGTGGCTGGAGTGATTGTGATCTTCATCTTGATGGCAGCAGCGTGTTTCAGAGCCAAAAGGAGGACTG aaaAGGGATCACACAAGAG aaaacaaaccaacattACAG ATCAGTCTGTACAGATGATTGATGACACAGAGATG TTACATAGTGATGCCGTCTACAGCATAATCACATCTGTACCTGCTGCTGACTCGTCTACAA ATTCTGGAAAATCCGCCGTTGAAGATTCTTCAGCTGAAGAC tctGACGTCGACAGCCTGTACTACATCATCCCTGATTTACCTCCTCCATCATCTACGGGTGACAGGGTGTAG
- the LOC111605799 gene encoding uncharacterized protein LOC111605799 isoform X1 has product MTGCLVFIILLGSFREVQVKQALPQAKLTVNSSIITETDSVTLSCRAPANFSVHQCYFYVNGGTLTPFSCMKTFTGTELLLMAKQSSSSVAEVRCFYIVNYGDRNSPSPDSDMARITIRLKPQLSVHYVKGMYSLFLCFLPESVKNATTCNLYFGESSHPTATTTTWKTKSSETGQRFCRIVIEENELLWRLRLVQQKEVSCDYSLKGDRKTLSLRSDPYSFRGKVTEIRTIPTRSTRTAGSVDSVFPTNVSSSVTSNYKVAEITEKAGSHEPKGKNIDMKTLIITTAVAGVIVIFILMAAACFRAKRRTEKGSHKRKQTNITDQSVQMIDDTEMLHSDAVYSIITSVPAADSSTNSGKSAVEDSSAEDSDVDSLYYIIPDLPPPSSTGDRV; this is encoded by the exons ATGACGGGATGCCTGGTTTTTATCATTCTTTTGG GTTCTTTTCGTGAGGTGCAAGTCAAACAAG ctCTTCCTCAGGCTAAACTAACAGTGAATTCATCAATAATCACAGAAACAGATTCAGTCACATTAAGCTGTCGGGCTCCAGCTAATTTTTCTGTGCATCAGTGTTATTTCTATGTGAATGGAGGAACTCTGACACCTTTCTCCTGCATGAAGACGTTTACAGgaactgagctgctgctgatggCAAAGCAAAGTTCATCCTCAGTGGCTGAAGTGAgatgtttttatattgtaaatTATGGGGATAGAAATTCTCCATCTCCTGACAGCGATATGGCCCGTATTACTATAC GTCTAAAACCACAGCTGAGTGTGCACTATGTTAAAGGTATGTACTCTCTCTTCCTTTGCTTTCTGCCTGAATCCGTGAAAAACGCTACAACATGTAACCTGTACTTTGGAGAATCAAGTCATCcaactgcaacaacaacaacgtgGAAGACGAAGAGCTCAGAAACCGGTCAGCGGTTCTGTCGGATTGTCATTGAAGAAAATGAATTACTTTGGCGTCTACGTTTGGTTCAGCAGAAGGAAGTCAGCTGTGATTATAGTTTGAAAGGTGACAGGAAAACTTTGTCACTTCGTAGTGATCCATACAGCTTCAGAG GAAAAGTAACAGAGATCAGGACAATACCAACAAGATCCACAAGGACCGCAGGCTCAGTGGACTCAGTGTTTCCCACCAATG TGTCTTCAAGTGTCACTTCTAATTATAAAGTGGCAGAGATTacagaaaaagcaggaagtcACGAACCTAAGGGCAAAAATATAG ACATGAAGACTTTAATTATCACGACAGCTGTGGCTGGAGTGATTGTGATCTTCATCTTGATGGCAGCAGCGTGTTTCAGAGCCAAAAGGAGGACTG aaaAGGGATCACACAAGAG aaaacaaaccaacattACAG ATCAGTCTGTACAGATGATTGATGACACAGAGATG TTACATAGTGATGCCGTCTACAGCATAATCACATCTGTACCTGCTGCTGACTCGTCTACAA ATTCTGGAAAATCCGCCGTTGAAGATTCTTCAGCTGAAGAC tctGACGTCGACAGCCTGTACTACATCATCCCTGATTTACCTCCTCCATCATCTACGGGTGACAGGGTGTAG